The Pyxidicoccus sp. MSG2 DNA segment GCAGCACCAGCCGGCCCTGAATCTTGTCGGCTGGAATCACGCCGTTCTGCAGCCGGAGCACCTCACGCTCGCCCACCAGGATGTTCTTGGGGGTGATGGTGACGGCCACGGTGTCCTTCGGCGTGGCGCGCGTGGTGGACACGGGCGGGCGCACGTCCTCGGACGCCGTCACCGCGGCGGAGGACGAGGCGAAGGACTTGAGCAGGAACACCAGGAGGATGGTCATCATGTCCATCATCGCGGTGATGTTCAGCTCCTTGATTTCCCCCGCGGCCTCGCGCTCCTTGCGCTTCTTGCGCGCCAGCGCCTTGCGGTAGCGCAGCCGCGCCAGCGTCTCTTCGTCGGCCTCGCTCAGGGCGGGTGTCGTCGGCTCGGCCATGGGTCAGATCGCCCCGAGGGTGACGTCCGGGAACAGCAGGCGGTGCGGGCTGGCCTGCGTCTCGCGGATGGCGTCCAGCGTCTGGGTGAGGGCCTCGTAGGGGATGTCCGGATCCGCGCCGACGATGACCTTCGTCTCCTTGGGAAACGCCGCCTTGATCTCCACCATCTTCGCGTTGAGCGCCCGGAAGTCGTAGGTGCCGTCCGCCAGCACCGGCACGGTGGGCTGGTCCGCCGCCGCGCCCTCCTGACCGAGGATGGCATTCTCGCTGCTGACGAAGTGGCCCTTCTTGGAGATGAGCACGGACAGCGTCAGCTTCTGCTCGTCCTGCCCCTCCTGCGTCATGCCCGCGCTGGGCGCGCCGTAGCTGGGGGCATTCACGTTCAGGATGCCGAACGTGGCGAGGCCCGTGATGGACAGCAGCATGAAGATGATGAGGTTCATGAGGATGTCGAGGTACGGGACGATGTTCAGCTCGCCCGACTCTTCTTCCTCACGGACCTTCAGCTTGCGCCGGGAGTAGTGGAACGCCATGGACGCGCACCGTGCGCCTTACGACGCGCGGGACTCGAGCTCCGTGGTTGCCGGGTCCACCGAGCCGCGACGCGACAGGAGGTTCTCCAGCTTCAGCGCGTTGAGCTCCATCGACTCCACCAGCCCCTTCGCGTACGAGGTGAGGAACAGGTGGAAGACGATGCAGAGCACCGCGATGGAGAGCGCGAAGGCGGTGTTGTTCATCGCCTTGGAGATACCGTCGGACAGCAGCACCTGCTTCTGCTCCGCCGGCACGTTGCCGAGCGCCTGGAAGGTGCCGATGAGGCCGAAGATGGTGCCGACGAGGCCCACCAGCGTGGCGATGTTGGCGAGGGACCACAGCCACGGGATGCGCTTGGACACGTGCGGGCTGTGCTCGACGATGGCCTCTTCCACCGCCTTGGCCACTTCAATCTCGCCGCGGTTGGCATTCACCAGGCCCGCGCGGATGACCTTCGCCAGCGGCGAGTTGGGCGCCATGCTGCACACCTTCACCGCGCGGTCCAGGTTGCCACTGCGCACCAGCTTGGCGATCTGCTCC contains these protein-coding regions:
- a CDS encoding MotA/TolQ/ExbB proton channel family protein; protein product: MIHSVSELLLDVTLAATEGGKMGVTDSVIKFFKDGGPFMFVNLFWLACSLAVALERIVTVVFRYNLPAPPFMEQIAKLVRSGNLDRAVKVCSMAPNSPLAKVIRAGLVNANRGEIEVAKAVEEAIVEHSPHVSKRIPWLWSLANIATLVGLVGTIFGLIGTFQALGNVPAEQKQVLLSDGISKAMNNTAFALSIAVLCIVFHLFLTSYAKGLVESMELNALKLENLLSRRGSVDPATTELESRAS
- a CDS encoding ExbD/TolR family protein; its protein translation is MAEPTTPALSEADEETLARLRYRKALARKKRKEREAAGEIKELNITAMMDMMTILLVFLLKSFASSSAAVTASEDVRPPVSTTRATPKDTVAVTITPKNILVGEREVLRLQNGVIPADKIQGRLVLPLDAQLKKEVEKLKYIAERNPSAPFSRELSVIADKKVPYDMLLTVLYTAGQNELENYRFVVLQKEGE
- a CDS encoding ExbD/TolR family protein, whose product is MAFHYSRRKLKVREEEESGELNIVPYLDILMNLIIFMLLSITGLATFGILNVNAPSYGAPSAGMTQEGQDEQKLTLSVLISKKGHFVSSENAILGQEGAAADQPTVPVLADGTYDFRALNAKMVEIKAAFPKETKVIVGADPDIPYEALTQTLDAIRETQASPHRLLFPDVTLGAI